Part of the Gramella sp. Hel_I_59 genome, GGGTGTAATCGTTGGAGCAGTTACTCCTGGAAGTGGTGCAGAAAAATCTGGAATTCAGGAATTCGACGTTATTAGAAAGATCGATGATATCAAGATCGCAAAGTTCTCAGATCTTACCGGATACATTAATTCGAAGAGACCCGGAGATATAGTAAAGGTACAATTGATACGAAACGGAGAATCTAAAACCGTTGATATCGAGCTTACCAAACTTGAAACTTATTCGCTCCCTACACTTGGCTTTGAAGTTGCAAATACTACCAAAGAAGAGCTTGAAAAGTATAATGCACCCAACGGCGTTCGTATTAGTAGAATGCTTACCGATGATCTTCCTTCTTCAGAATTAATTGGCGGGATCATATCTGAAATCAATAATAAGGAAGTCAATTCTATTGGAGATGTCGAACAAATCATGGAGAACAGAAAAAAATCCAATCCTATCGTTGTTACTTATCATAATCTAAAAGGTGAAAAGCAACGTATGATCTGGAGATAAGAAATATTCCAAACAGTCAAAAAGCCCTTCAGAATTGAAGGGTTTTTTTATGTCAAAAACCTTTACGAAAACGTTTGAAATATATACTTTTGCCGGAAATTATAACATCACAACACAAAATGGACTTTAATAAAGTTTACGAAAAAGAACTTTCATTCCAGGCAGATCGTCGCAAAGCAACGGTTGAATTTATCAATATCGTTAGCGACCTGTGGTATGACAAATCGATCGAACTCGTTTTATTCAGAAATCAGTTGATAAATAAAAATGTTAGCGATATTCTGGACCTTCATGAATACGCAGGAGAATTTGTAGGAAAACCTATATCGATCTTTGATTCGGTAGAGATCGCAAAGGCAATTCAGGGATTGAATCTTCCACCTGCAAAGCTGGACATTGGAAAACTTACCTACGAATATCATCTTGACGGTCAAACTCATAATAATGCGATGGCATTTGTGAGTAGCAAACTGAGTGATGCTAAACTGAACGAAGTGGTTACTCCAAAAGATGTTGTGCTATATGGCTTCGGAAGAATTGGAAGACTGGTTGCTCGCGAATTGATGACCAGAACCGGGAAAGGAAACCAGCTTAGACTTAGAGCAATCGTAACCCGTGGAAACGTAGACCAGAGTGTTCTGGAAAAACGTGCTTCATTACTAAAGAGCGATTCCGTTCACGGACCCTTCAGCGGAACTGTAAATGTAGACGCTGAAAATTCAGCATTGATCATCAACGGGACTACCGTTCATATGATTTCAGCAAACCAGCCGGAAGATATTGATTATACTCAATATGGTATCAATCATGCTCTCGTGATCGATAATACTGGTGCTTTTAGAGATAAGGAAGCGCTTACGAGACATTTGAGTTCTAAAGGAGCTGCAAAAGTTCTTTTGACTGCACCTGGAAAAGGTATTCCAAATATCGTTCATGGTGTAAACCAGAAGGAGCACGATCCAGATAGCGTTGATATTTTCTCAGCTGCATCCTGTACTACTAATGCTATTACTCCAGTTCTAAAAGCTGTTCAGGATTCTTTTGGTGTGGTACATGGTCATCTTGAAACTATTCATGCTTATACGAATGACCAGAACCTGGTCGATAATATGCATAGCAAATATCGTCGTGGAAGAGCTGCAGGGCTTAATATGGTGATTACTGAAACCGGAGCAGGGAAAGCAGTTTCCAAAGCACTGCCTGTTTTTGAAGGAAAACTAACTTCAAATGCGATACGAGTACCTGTGCCTAATGGTTCTCTTGCTATTCTGAATCTTCAAGTTGAAAAAGAAACCAGCCTTGAGGAAGTTAACTCGATCCTTAAAAAATACGCACTGGAAGGTGAACTTGTTGAGCAAATACAATATTCTGTAGATAATGAACTGGTATCTTCAGACATTATAGGCTCTTCTGCCCCGGCGATCTATGATAGCAATGCTACTATTGTATCTGCAGATGGGAAAAATGTGATCCTATATATATGGTATGATAACGAATATGGATACAGCCACCAGGTAATAAGACTGGCAAAATACATCGCAAAAGTTAGGAGATTCACCTATTACTAGAATCTGAAAATTTTTAAACATTTAGACCCTGCCATTGGCAGGGTTTTTTTATTTTTGCGGCGGTTTAATCCTAATAATAAACTGACTCAAAAGAATTTAAAAGCACGAATAGGCGAATTTCTGTCCGAAAATCTGAAATATACTAACTCTATTTTTCGCCCGTTGATGTGTATTAACCCAAACAATTTCAATTACCTAAAAGATGAGTAACAAAATTTACATTGTAGCTGCTTTTGTTATTGCTAGTGTATTTCAGATGAATGCCCAGACAGACAGCCTTAAAACAGACACGCCCATACAGGACGAGTTTACAAGCTTGATCAAGGAATCCAACAATTATCAGGGTTATAAGGTTGTGGATTATGATAAGCTTATAGAACTTAGAAATACGACCCGGAGTTATATCACCGAGCTAAAAGAAGAGATCGTAGTTCAGAAAAATACAGTAGATCAACAAAACGATGAGATTCAGCAGCTAAAAGCAGATCTGGATTCTACGCAACAGGACTTGCAAAGAGTAACCGAAGAAAAGGATGCTTTGATGTTTTTGGGAATGCCATTTTCCAAAGGTGGATACAAGGCTATGATGTGGGGAATCGTTGGTGCTCTGGTTGTGATCCTTCTAATTATATTCTTCAGATATAAAAGCTCACATGCGGCGACAAAAGATGCTCAGCAAAAGCTGGATGAAACTGAAAAGGAATTTGACACCTATAGAAGTAAGGCTCTTGAAAAGGAACAACGCCTTGGAAGAATGCTACAGGACGAAAGAAATAAGTCGAATAACCCGAACATCTAATAAAGATTCAGTTCTACAGAAATGCGTATAGATATCATTACCGTTGTTCCAGATATTTTAAAGAGTCCTTTTGAGGCTTCTATCCTGGAACGGGCAATCAAAAAAGGTCTCGTAGAGATCCACCTGCACAATTTAAGAGATTACGTTAGTGATAACTATAAGCAAATAGATGACTATCAATTTGGTGGTGGTGCAGGAATGGTAATGATGATCGAACCTATAGACAAATGTATTTCAAAACTAAAGTCTGAACGAGAGTACCAGGAAGTGATCTATATGACTCCAGATGGTGAAAGACTTGAGCAGAGAACCGCGAACAGTTTATCTCTACATGAAAACCTTATTATTTTATGTGGTCATTATAAAGGAGTAGATCAACGAGTACGTGATCAATTCATTACCAAAGAGATTAGTATTGGAGATTACGTATTATCTGGTGGTGAATTAGGTGCAGCGGTGCTTTGTGATTCGATCATTCGATTGATTCCAGGAGTTCTGGGAAATGAAACTTCTGCATTAACAGATTCATTTCAGGATGATTTGCTTGCTCCCCCTGTTTACACCAGACCTGCGGAATATAAGGGCTGGAAAGTACCGGAGATCCTTACCAGTGGTAATTTTCCAAAGATAGAAGCATGGCGTGAAGATCAGGCCTATGAACGCACGAAAGCACTTCGACCTGATCTTTTGAAGGATGATTAATTTTTTCAAATTCAGGCTTGTAGAATAATATTATTTAATTAATTTTGCACTCATTCTAAAATAACCTCTGGCGAGAAACGTGCATGTTGTTTTTGAATTTACTTTAAACTATTAAGAATGGAATCGTTAGTAAAATTTGTTCAGGACGAATTCGTATCAAGAAAAGATCTACCTGAATTTTCAGCAGGAGATACTATTACTGTTTATTACGAAATTACAGAGGGTCAGAAAACAAGAACACAGTTCTTTAGAGGTGTTGTTATCCAGTTAAGAGGAACAGGATCATCTCAAACCTTCACTATTAGAAAGATGAGTGGAACTGTTGGAGTGGAAAGAATTTTCCCGATCAACCTTCCGGCGATTCAAAAAATTGAGATCAATAAGAAAGGTAAAGTTAGAAGAGCTAGAATTTTCTACTTTAGAGAACTTACTGGTAAGAAAGCCCGTATCAAAGAAGCTATCAGAAGATAATTCTTTCTCATACAAATATTTAAAAGCCCCGGTTCTTCCGGGGCTTTTTTTGTTTAAATCATTTACTATCAAAAAGTTAAAGTCTTTTCAGAATAGGATTATAATAGTTATCTTTAAGTAAGAGATTTGAAATGACAAAAGGATTTTTAGATCTTGAAGGAAGTAAAGAGTTTTTTTACTTCTAGAGTTTGAAATTTTCTATATAACATTAGTGTTTTGGACATCAAAACCAGTTTGAAAGATTTCTTATTCGGTCATATTTTCTAATAGAATTTATGATTTTCTGGAAGCAGTGATGATTCGATTGAGTTTTAGCTTAGTTTAAAAATGGATCAATTACAGTTTCTGAAGCCATTTCATTTTAATTATAAGATGAAATGGCTTTTTTTATGCTTTAAATTAAGATCTCTTAACAGCTCATCATCCATTGACTCCTAGGAAAAAAGAGTGAAAATCTGTATATTGCGCGTATGACGATGCCCTGGAATGTTCCAGGGTTTTCTTTGAACTTATTGCAATCAAAAACAAAATAAATGTCTCAGAAAGAAAAAATTATTTATACCAAAACTGATGAAGCTCCAATGTTGGCGACTTACTCTTTCCTGCCAATCGTTGAAGCATTCACCAAAGCAGCAGGCGTAAGTCTCGAAACTCGTGATATTTCACTTGCCGGAAGAATATTATCTCAATTTCCAGATTATCTAAAAGACGATCAAAAAGTAGCAGATGACCTCGCAGAACTTGGTGAACTGGCAAAACAACCGGAGGCAAATATTATCAAGCTTCCAAATATCAGTGCTTCCGTTCCGCAATTGAAAAATGCTATCTCTGAATTACAATCAAAAGGTTTCGCTATTCCAGACTACCCGGATGATGCTAACACTGATGAAGAAAAGGATGTAAAATCAAGATACGATAAAGTTAAAGGTAGTGCAGTAAATCCTGTACTTAGAGAAGGAAATTCTGACAGACGTGCTCCTAAAGCAGTTAAGAATTTTGCTAAAAAGAATCCGCACCGCATGGGAGAATGGAGTTCAGATTCTAAAACTCACGTTTCTACTATGAGTGAGGGTGACTTTAGAGCGAACGAACGTTCTGTTACCTTATCCAAGGATGATACCCTTAAAATCGAATTTACTTCAGAAGATGGATCTGCTAAAACTTTGAAAGAAGGATTAAAAGTTCTGGACGGTGAGGTGATCGATGCTACGAAAATGAGCAAGAAGGCACTTTTAAAGTTTCTTCGCGAGCAGGTAAAAGATGCACAGGATAAAGGTGTGCTTTTCTCTCTGCACATGAAAGCTACCATGATGAAAGTATCTGACCCTATTATTTTTGGTCATGCTGTAAAAGTTTTCTTTGAAGATGTGTTCGATAAATATGGAGCTGAACTTGAAAAAGCTGGTGCAGATGTCACCAGTGGTTTAGGAGATGTTCTTCAGGCCGTTGAAAATCTTCCGAAAGACAAACAGGATGAGATCAACTCAGCTATCGCCAAAGATCTTAAGGATGGTCCGGATATCGCAATGGTAAATTCAGATGAAGGAATCACCAATCTTCACGTTCCTAGTGATGTGATCATTGATGCTTCTATGCCAGCGATGATTAGAACAAGTGGCCAGATGTGGAACAAGGAAGGTAAGACTCAGGACACTAAGGCTGTGATCCCAGATAGTTCTTACGCTGGTTTATACCAGGCTACTATAGACTTCTGTAAAGAACATGGAGCATTCGATCCTACAACGATGGGAACTGTTCCTAATGTTGGTCTAATGGCTCAAAAAGCTGAAGAGTATGGATCCCACGACAAAACTTTCGAGATCCCAGGTAATGGTTCAGTAAAAGTTATCAGCGCAGCTGGAGAAACTATTCTTGAACATGATGTTGAAGAAGGTGATATCTGGAGAATGTGTCAGGTTAAAGATGCCCCGGTTCAGGATTGGATTAAACTTGCAATTTCA contains:
- a CDS encoding glyceraldehyde-3-phosphate dehydrogenase; this encodes MDFNKVYEKELSFQADRRKATVEFINIVSDLWYDKSIELVLFRNQLINKNVSDILDLHEYAGEFVGKPISIFDSVEIAKAIQGLNLPPAKLDIGKLTYEYHLDGQTHNNAMAFVSSKLSDAKLNEVVTPKDVVLYGFGRIGRLVARELMTRTGKGNQLRLRAIVTRGNVDQSVLEKRASLLKSDSVHGPFSGTVNVDAENSALIINGTTVHMISANQPEDIDYTQYGINHALVIDNTGAFRDKEALTRHLSSKGAAKVLLTAPGKGIPNIVHGVNQKEHDPDSVDIFSAASCTTNAITPVLKAVQDSFGVVHGHLETIHAYTNDQNLVDNMHSKYRRGRAAGLNMVITETGAGKAVSKALPVFEGKLTSNAIRVPVPNGSLAILNLQVEKETSLEEVNSILKKYALEGELVEQIQYSVDNELVSSDIIGSSAPAIYDSNATIVSADGKNVILYIWYDNEYGYSHQVIRLAKYIAKVRRFTYY
- the trmD gene encoding tRNA (guanosine(37)-N1)-methyltransferase TrmD, coding for MRIDIITVVPDILKSPFEASILERAIKKGLVEIHLHNLRDYVSDNYKQIDDYQFGGGAGMVMMIEPIDKCISKLKSEREYQEVIYMTPDGERLEQRTANSLSLHENLIILCGHYKGVDQRVRDQFITKEISIGDYVLSGGELGAAVLCDSIIRLIPGVLGNETSALTDSFQDDLLAPPVYTRPAEYKGWKVPEILTSGNFPKIEAWREDQAYERTKALRPDLLKDD
- the rplS gene encoding 50S ribosomal protein L19, which gives rise to MESLVKFVQDEFVSRKDLPEFSAGDTITVYYEITEGQKTRTQFFRGVVIQLRGTGSSQTFTIRKMSGTVGVERIFPINLPAIQKIEINKKGKVRRARIFYFRELTGKKARIKEAIRR
- a CDS encoding NADP-dependent isocitrate dehydrogenase, which encodes MSQKEKIIYTKTDEAPMLATYSFLPIVEAFTKAAGVSLETRDISLAGRILSQFPDYLKDDQKVADDLAELGELAKQPEANIIKLPNISASVPQLKNAISELQSKGFAIPDYPDDANTDEEKDVKSRYDKVKGSAVNPVLREGNSDRRAPKAVKNFAKKNPHRMGEWSSDSKTHVSTMSEGDFRANERSVTLSKDDTLKIEFTSEDGSAKTLKEGLKVLDGEVIDATKMSKKALLKFLREQVKDAQDKGVLFSLHMKATMMKVSDPIIFGHAVKVFFEDVFDKYGAELEKAGADVTSGLGDVLQAVENLPKDKQDEINSAIAKDLKDGPDIAMVNSDEGITNLHVPSDVIIDASMPAMIRTSGQMWNKEGKTQDTKAVIPDSSYAGLYQATIDFCKEHGAFDPTTMGTVPNVGLMAQKAEEYGSHDKTFEIPGNGSVKVISAAGETILEHDVEEGDIWRMCQVKDAPVQDWIKLAISRAKATGMPAIFWLDENRAHDAELIKKVNKYLPNHDTDGLEIKIMAPTEATKYTLERVKDGKDTISVTGNVLRDYLTDLFPILELGTSAKMLSIVPLMNGGGLFETGAGGSAPKHVQQFVKEGHLRWDSLGEFLALAVSLEHLGEKYNNSKALTLAEALDDATERFLNEGRSPSRKVNELDNRGSHFYLALYWAEALSTQTSNKDLNVYFGRVADMLKENKDQILKDLIDAQGKPVDIGGYYEPNEEMTKKAMRPSNKLNEILAIEV